The following is a genomic window from Bacteroidia bacterium.
TCACGGCTCGGCCACGAGATTACTTTTGTATGCTTTGCCACAGATACGTCGGATCCCTCACCGATGAGTACATTCTGTGATGTGCGTATCGTCCGTCACGACACGAGCACACGGGCGCTGTCGCTGTTCACGAATCTGTTTTCGACGTGGCCGTACACAATATCCAAGTACCGTTGTGCAGCCATGCACGACACTCTCAGGAAACTCTGTCGGGAGCGCAGCTTCGACGTCGTGCATGTCGACCATATTCACATGGCGCCGTACGGCGTGATGCTGAAGGAAGAATTCGGACTGCCGCTTATCATACGCGAGCACAACTTCGAAACCACGATTTACGAACGTTTTGCGCTGCAGCAGACGTTCCCTCCCCTCGCGTGGTACATGCATATGCAGACGCGGCGTCTGCTGCGCTTCGAAACGCGGCATGTTCTTCAGGCAGATGTCGTTGCGGCGATTACCGACGAAGATGCTGCTCGCATTCGGCAGGCGGCCGTCGTGCGGCATATGGAAATCGTGCCCGCCGGCGTTGACCTCGACGCGCACAATCCCTCGGACCCTTCCCTCGAGCACAGTGCAACGATCACACTCCTTGGCAGTATGGCCTGGGAGCCCAATCTTGACGCTGTGCTGTGGTTCGTTTCTCAGATCTGGCCGCGCATCGCCGGGCAGCATACCGGTGCGCGTTTGATCATCGCAGGAGCTGCGCCACCGCGACGCATACGTGAACTCGCTTCGGAACGCATCGAAGTCCGGGGCTTCGTGGAAGATCTTTCGGGATTATTGGCGTCCAGCACGGTTCTTGCTGTTCCGTTGCGCGTGGGGGGCGGAATGCGTATCAAGTTGCTCGAGTACTTCGCACGGGCGAAAGCCGTTGTATCCACCAGCATCGGAGCGGAAGGAAATCTTGGCCGCGATGGTGCGCATCTGCTGATCGCCGACGATGCGGAGGATTTCGCAGCCGCGACGCTTCGCCTTCTGCATGACCCGCAATTACGGAGACGGCTCGGCGCCGCTGCGCGAAAGCTGACGGAAGAGGTCTATTCGTGGGAGGTTATCGGACGGAGTTTCGTGCAATGCTATCACAACGCATTGGGAGAACGGCGATGAAGCACGCAACCCTGAATGGATCCGGCGCGAAGCACTCATGCAGGAGGATGCATGGTCCCGTCGGAACATCCAATGGTATAATGCCTGCGCCGGCCGGTTTCGCACCTGTGCGACCGTTCGCACAGGTCTGTACCCGATCCGGTGATCCCATCGCCGGCAGTATTGACGTCTGCCAGCAACGGAGGCAGTGCTGACGATGAGCACACCGCAACTTCTCCTATTCCTGATCGGCACATTGAGTGCGATCGCGATTCTTACGACATACGTCGTGTATCCTTTGCTCATTGCGTTGTACGCGCGTTTCTTCCCTCGCCGATGGAAAACAGATGAGAACGCGCTCCCGCCCGTAACCATGCTCGTCGCGGCATACAATGAAGCGGAGGTTCTGGAAGAAAAAATCCGGAACTTTCTGGCGATGGACTATCCTCCGGACCGGCTCAGACTGCTCATCGGCAGCGATGGCTCCACAGACGGGACACAGGAACTACTCGATCGGCTGTGTGATGGCGAGAGGGTGCGCTATTTCGCCTTCGGTCGTGGCGGAAAAATGAAAACCGTCAATCAGCTCGCGACACAGGTCACGACGCCCTACATCATTTTTTCCGATGCCAACACGATGTATCACCCGCAAGCCGCGCGGAAACTGCTGCGCCACTTCGCGGACGACAGCATTGGCGGCGTATGCGGCAAACTGGTCTTGCGGCCCGTGAATGAAAGCTCCGGAGGACGCGGGGAGCACACCTACTGGTCGTTCGAGAATCTGATCAAGCAGTGGGAAGGCAATGCCGCAACAACGCTCGGAGCCACGGGCGGCATCTACGCAATACGGACGGAGTTTTTTGAGCCGCAGCCGGAAGAAGGGTACGTGGCGGATGACTTCCTCCTCCCTATGCGCATTCTCCTGCGCGGGAAACGCTTCGTTTTCGATGGCGAGGCGCTTGCGACGGAAGACACCATGCCCGATATGCGCAGGGAATACCACCGCAAGATCCGCGTCGCCATCAGCACCTTCAATGCCATGCGCGAGCTTCGTCCACGACTGCACGAGCTGCCTTTTTCCGTACGGCTGATGCTGTTCGGCCACAAAACGCTGCGGTGGCTGGTACCATTTTTCCTCGTCGCAATTCTGTTGAGCGCGGCGCTGCTCGCTTCACTGCCGTGGGTATGGAACTGGGTGCTTATCCCATCAGTCATATTTTCGGTTCTTGCGCTGCTCGCCTATGTGGCGGAGAGTTTCGGCAAGCGTCTGGGCGTGCTCTCGTTGCCGCTGTACTTCATTTCCATAAACGTCGCATTACTCGTCGGCTGGTGGAAATTCCTTTCGGGAGCCAAGGCCTCCACGTGGGAGCGTTCACCGAGATCGTAGTGCCGCACCCTGTTCCCGGTTTTCGCAATTGACTCCGTACAGCGTATCTTAAAAGTTTCTACCGGCGCGGACGGAAAATCCGCGACGGGCGCAACCGAAGAACGTACAGTCTCGAAGCAGCGATGGACAAAAAGCGCACAATCATTGATTTTTTCGACCGTGAAGCCCCTGCGCGCAGCAGAAAGCGGAAGCGCTTCGGCTACTTTTACCGGTTGACCGAAAATTATCTGCGCTTTTATGTGCCCGAAGGTTCGTCCGTCCTGCTCGTCGGCTGCGGCACCGGTGAGATGCTGCACGCGCTCAAGCCCTCCCGCGGCGTGGGCATTGATATCAGTGGGGGCATGATCGAGCAGGCGAGAAAGAACTTCCCGCAGTATGAATTCCACACCCAGGATGTCGAATCGTTGCATCTGGACGAGACTTTCGATGTGGTGATTTTTTCCGATGTCATCGGGTATCTTAACGACATCCAGACGACGCTTTCGCGTATTCAGAGCGTTTGTGATGAAAACACGCGCGTGATGATCACCTATTTCAGCATTTTCTGGCAATTCCCGTTGCGACTGGCGGAAAAGGCCGGGCTGAAAATGACCTCGCCGTTTTTCGCCTGGCTGGAACCGGACGACATCGCGAATCTGCTGGATCTGGCCGGCTTCGACATCATCCGGAAAAATCTGAAAGTTCTTTTTCCTCTCTACATTCCGCTGTTGTCGTTCTTCTTCAACTTTTTTCTCGCAAACCTTCCCATCATCCGGCGCCTCTGTCTGCTGGAAATCGTCTCCGCCCGCCTCCGTCCGTCCGGCGAGCGACACGAGAAGTCCGTCGCCGTTCTCATCCCCACACGGAACGAAAAAGGAAACATCGCTGCCGCTCTGGATCGTCTCCCTGCTCTCGGCAGTCACACCGAGGTGATTTTCGTGGATGGTCACAGCACCGACGGCACGCTGGAAGAGGTGGAGCGCCAGGCCGCGCTGCGTCCGCACATGGACATCAGCTGGTATTCCCAGGACGGCAAGGGCAAGGGCGACGCGGTGCGTAAGGGCTTTTCGCTCGCAAAAAGCGACATTCTGATGATTCTGGATGCGGACCTGACCGTCCCGCCCGAAGAATTACCGAAATTCTACGACGCACTCGTGCAGGGCAAGGGTGAGTTTATCAACGGCTCACGCATGGTGTATCCGATGGAAGACCGCGCCATGCGTTTTCTCAATGTGCTGGGAAACAAGTTTTTCAGCATCGTCTTCACCTGGCTGCTGGACCAGCGTTTCAAAGACACGCTGTGCGGCACCAAGGTGCTCACGCGTGAGAATTATCTCAAGGTTGCGGCGAACCGTTCGTATTTCGGAGATTTTGATCCTTTCGGCGATTTCGACCTCATCTTCGGCGCGGCCAAGCTGAATCTGAAAATCACGGAAATTCCCATCCGCTATCGCGAACGCACCTACGGCAGCACCAACATCAGCCGCTTCCGTCACGGTCTGATCCTGCTCCGTATGTGTCTTTACGCCTACAAGAAGATCAAGATGATATGACGCAACGTGCCGGCTCGGTGTACGCCATCCGCGGGGATATCCGGACCGAGATGGATGGTGTTTACTGACGGTGTTTCGCAACGGATGTGCGCAGGCATTGTGCTTCCTGGGAACCACACACGATCAGGAACGCCGACACGCTAGCTAGGTGCTCCACGTACTCTGCAACAGACACACATCCACACCATCCGAGGCGATGGCGTGTGTTGCAACAATGTGCCCGTCGCGCTGTTCCCACGCGCTGCGGGCGAAGACGGATCCCCCGTAACGCGTTTCCCGGCGATACTGAACCTGCAGCTTCGTCATGTTCCCGTGCTGCCGCATGTTTTCGGGCAATGCCTCCAGCGCCCACTCCACATAGCGGAGATTGTTCACGTGCCCGTTGTGATCGATGTCCGACATGCGCACACTGAATTCCCTTTCCTCCATGGCATGGGCAGGGGGAGGGAGGGCCGGAGGCATTGTGAGTTCCGGGGACTCGGCCGCGATGCCATAACCCGAAAACATCGCTTCATCGATGCGCCGCGGCCTGCGCCGAACCGTGTCGATGTACACCCAATGCGAAAGCGCATCGACGCAACGCGACCCGTCTTCGCTGTCAATGGCGAAGCTGCGTGTGGCAAGCATGTTGCGAAACGCGAGCGGCCGCGTGTGCACCAGCGCGGTGGAGCCCAGCGTCGGGCGCTGGTGTATGACGATATCATACTGCGTCAGCAGCCAGGCGACGTTGTTCGCGGCGTAAAAATCCAGCCCGATTCCGCATTGCTCACTCTGAATCATCGCCATGTCTTCGAAATACCGCAGCATGCTGAACACCGTCTGCCGGCGACGGGCGTCGCAATCGTAATAGTGCAAAAAGTACTCCCGCGAAAAGGGAAGCCCCGCGGTGCCGTGATCCGCTGGAAGTACGGTGTCGTCAGTTTCTGTCATAGCATAGATGGTCTGTGTGATCCTGCAGAATGCTTCCCGCCGCTCTTCGTCTCTATGCGCGTGCGTTGCCGGCGCGATCAGGAGACGCCGTCACTGCGCTCCCGCATGCGCACGAGGCAGCCCGCGCGTGTCGGATGGTCTTCAACGAAAGCGTCGGGATGCACATCGCGTATGAGCCAGAGTATGAGCATGTCACCGCCCGCCGCGAAAATGAAGAACAGCGAGAATGCCAGTAAAGCCGCATCCCCGTTGAACAATGAAATGATTGCGGGAAGCACGCCTATCGCCAGCAGCGGCGTCGCGGCACCGATGCGGTACGCCCTGGCCGTGATGGGAACGGTGCAATGCGCATACGGCGTGATGGTCTTCCAGTCGAAGCCGAAACGTATGGCGCGGAGAGGCAGGCGTGCGGCTCGCGCCCAGGCCAGGGCGTGCAATGCCTCATGGACGACGACGCCAACACCTAGCGCAAGCAGTAGGATT
Proteins encoded in this region:
- a CDS encoding glycosyltransferase family 2 protein, whose protein sequence is MSTPQLLLFLIGTLSAIAILTTYVVYPLLIALYARFFPRRWKTDENALPPVTMLVAAYNEAEVLEEKIRNFLAMDYPPDRLRLLIGSDGSTDGTQELLDRLCDGERVRYFAFGRGGKMKTVNQLATQVTTPYIIFSDANTMYHPQAARKLLRHFADDSIGGVCGKLVLRPVNESSGGRGEHTYWSFENLIKQWEGNAATTLGATGGIYAIRTEFFEPQPEEGYVADDFLLPMRILLRGKRFVFDGEALATEDTMPDMRREYHRKIRVAISTFNAMRELRPRLHELPFSVRLMLFGHKTLRWLVPFFLVAILLSAALLASLPWVWNWVLIPSVIFSVLALLAYVAESFGKRLGVLSLPLYFISINVALLVGWWKFLSGAKASTWERSPRS
- a CDS encoding bifunctional class I SAM-dependent methyltransferase/glycosyltransferase family 2 protein translates to MDKKRTIIDFFDREAPARSRKRKRFGYFYRLTENYLRFYVPEGSSVLLVGCGTGEMLHALKPSRGVGIDISGGMIEQARKNFPQYEFHTQDVESLHLDETFDVVIFSDVIGYLNDIQTTLSRIQSVCDENTRVMITYFSIFWQFPLRLAEKAGLKMTSPFFAWLEPDDIANLLDLAGFDIIRKNLKVLFPLYIPLLSFFFNFFLANLPIIRRLCLLEIVSARLRPSGERHEKSVAVLIPTRNEKGNIAAALDRLPALGSHTEVIFVDGHSTDGTLEEVERQAALRPHMDISWYSQDGKGKGDAVRKGFSLAKSDILMILDADLTVPPEELPKFYDALVQGKGEFINGSRMVYPMEDRAMRFLNVLGNKFFSIVFTWLLDQRFKDTLCGTKVLTRENYLKVAANRSYFGDFDPFGDFDLIFGAAKLNLKITEIPIRYRERTYGSTNISRFRHGLILLRMCLYAYKKIKMI
- a CDS encoding DUF3267 domain-containing protein encodes the protein MIDHGSDTSMTATHGAATASEYPAEDRSISLLRANFVMVVFALPAILLPGLVWYAVWGLDGIATLFRSSDTGIILLLALGVGVVVHEALHALAWARAARLPLRAIRFGFDWKTITPYAHCTVPITARAYRIGAATPLLAIGVLPAIISLFNGDAALLAFSLFFIFAAGGDMLILWLIRDVHPDAFVEDHPTRAGCLVRMRERSDGVS
- a CDS encoding thioesterase, which translates into the protein MTETDDTVLPADHGTAGLPFSREYFLHYYDCDARRRQTVFSMLRYFEDMAMIQSEQCGIGLDFYAANNVAWLLTQYDIVIHQRPTLGSTALVHTRPLAFRNMLATRSFAIDSEDGSRCVDALSHWVYIDTVRRRPRRIDEAMFSGYGIAAESPELTMPPALPPPAHAMEEREFSVRMSDIDHNGHVNNLRYVEWALEALPENMRQHGNMTKLQVQYRRETRYGGSVFARSAWEQRDGHIVATHAIASDGVDVCLLQSTWST
- a CDS encoding glycosyltransferase family 4 protein, whose product is MSSPLRILQIAPRLPWPLSIGGNIGIFNITRALSRLGHEITFVCFATDTSDPSPMSTFCDVRIVRHDTSTRALSLFTNLFSTWPYTISKYRCAAMHDTLRKLCRERSFDVVHVDHIHMAPYGVMLKEEFGLPLIIREHNFETTIYERFALQQTFPPLAWYMHMQTRRLLRFETRHVLQADVVAAITDEDAARIRQAAVVRHMEIVPAGVDLDAHNPSDPSLEHSATITLLGSMAWEPNLDAVLWFVSQIWPRIAGQHTGARLIIAGAAPPRRIRELASERIEVRGFVEDLSGLLASSTVLAVPLRVGGGMRIKLLEYFARAKAVVSTSIGAEGNLGRDGAHLLIADDAEDFAAATLRLLHDPQLRRRLGAAARKLTEEVYSWEVIGRSFVQCYHNALGERR